The nucleotide window CAAGGAAGTGCTCAAGGAACTCATCGAGCAGCTTCAGCACGCCGAACACGGCCCGGATACGGCCGCGCTCGCCGACTGGTGGAAGGACATTGAAGGCTGGCGCGAGAAGAACTGCCTGAAGTTCGACCGTTCGAGCGAGATCATCAAGCCGCAGTACGTGGTGGAAAAGGCTTGGGAGCTCACGGGCGGCAACGCGTTCGTGTGCTCGGACGTGGGCCAGCACCAGATGTGGGCCGCGCAGTTCTATCGCTTCAACCAGCCGCGCCGCTGGATCAACTCGGGCGGCCTCGGCACGATGGGCTTCGGCCTGCCGGCGGCGATGGGCGTGAAGATGGCGCACCCGGACGACGACGTGCTGTGCATCACGGGCGAAGGCTCGATCCAGATGTGCATTCAGGAGCTGTCGACCTGCAAGCAGTACGACACGCCCGTGAAGATCATTTCGCTGAACAACCGCTACCTCGGCATGGTCCGCCAGTGGCAGCAGATCGAATACAGCAAGCGCTATTCGCATTCGTACATGGATGCGCTGCCTGACTTCGTGAAGCTCGCCGAAGCGTACGGCCACGTTGGCATGCGTATCGAAAAGACCGCGGACGTCGAGCCGGCGCTTAAGGAAGCGCTGCGTTTGAAGGACCGCACGGTGTTCCTCGATTTCCAGACCGACCCTTCCGAAAATGTCTGGCCGATGGTACAGGCCGGCAAGGGCATCACCGAGATGCTGCTCGGCTCGGAAGACCTGTAACGGTACTTGAACGGCGCCGTTCCAACCTTGCGCGGCGCGCGTCCACACAACGGACGCGCGAGTTCGCGGGGAAGGGCGGCATCACGCTCACCTGGATAAATCGCGGATCACATCATGAGACACATCATTTCCGTTCTGCTGGAAAACGAGCCGGGCGCGCTCTCGCGCGTGGTCGGCCTCTTCTCCGCACGCGGCTACAACATTGAAACCTTGACGGTGGCGCCGACCGAAGACCGTTCGCTGTCGCGCATGACCATCGTTTCCATTGGCTCGGACGACGTGATCGAACAGATCACGAAGCATCTGAACCGCCTGATCGAGGTGGTGAAAGTGGTCGACCTTACCGAGGGCGCCCACATCGAGCGCGAGCTGATGCTGATCAAGGTAAGGGCGGTCGGCAAGGAACGTGAGGAGATGAAGCGGATGGCGGATATTTTCCGTGGCCGTATCATCGACGTCACCGAAAAGACCTACACGATCGAACTGACGGGCGCGAGCGACAAGCTCGACGCGTTCATCGAAGCGATCGATGCGACCGCGATTCTCGAAACCGTCCGTACGGGCGGCTCGGGCATTGGGCGCGGAGAGCGCATTCTGAAGGTGTGACCCGACCACAGTCGATCTTGCACCGGAACTTGACCGGATGCGCTTTCAATCGCATCCGGTGCAGCAAAAGCTAATAGCAGTACCGAAATTCACCAGACTCTCGCCAAGGAACCAACATGAAAGTTTTCTACGACAAGGACGCCGATCTCTCCCTCATCAAGGGCAAGCAGGTTACGATCATCGGTTACGGCTCGCAAGGCCACGCACACGCGCTGAACCTGAAGGACAGCGGCGTGAACGTCACGGTCGGTCTGCGCAAGAACGGCGCATCGTGGAGCAAGGCTGAGAACGCCGGCCTGCAGGTCAAGGAAGTGGCCGAAGCGGTGAAGAACGCCGACGTCGTCATGATGCTCCTGCCCGACGAGCAGATCGCCGATGTCTACGCGAAGGAAGTCCACGCGAACATCAAGAACGGCGCAGCGCTCGCGTTCGCGCACGGCTTCAACGTGCACTACGGCCAGGTGATCCCGCGCGCGGATCTGGACGTCATCATGATCGCCCCGAAGGCGCCGGGCCACACGGTTCGCGGCACCTACTCGCAAGGCGGCGGCGTGCCCCACCTGATCGCTGTCCACCAGGACAAGTCGGGCGCAGCGCGTGACATCGCTCTGTCGTACGCAGCAGCGAACGGCGGCGGCCGTGCCGGCATCATCGAAACGAACTTCCGCGAAGAAACCGAAACCGACCTGTTCGGCGAACAAGCCGTGCTGTGCGGCGGTACGGTCGACCTGATCAAGGCTGGCTTCGAAACGCTGGTGGAAGCCGGCTACGCGCCGGAAATGGCGTACTTCGAGTGCCTGCACGAACTGAAGCTGATCGTCGACCTGATCTACGAAGGCGGCATCGCGAACATGAACTACTCGATCTCGAACAACGCCGAGTACGGCGAGTACGTGACGGGCCCGCGCGTCATCACGGCCGAGACGAAGAAGGTCATGAAGGAAGTCCTGAAGGACATCCAGACCGGCGAATACGCGAAGAGCTTCATCCTGGAAAACAAGGCCGGCGCGCCGACGCTGCAATCGCGTCGCCGTCTGGGCGCCGAGCACCAGATCGAAGTGGTCGGTGCGAAGCTGCGCGCGATGATGCCGTGGATTGCCGCGAACAAGCTCGTCGACCAGTCGAAGAACTAATCTGACGGTTCGAATCTGATTGCGCGTGCGGTTTTGTGCCGTCGCGCAGCAGTATGATCTGAGTCAGACCCGAAAAAGCCGCCCAGGTGGGATGAACCCTGGGCGGCTTTTGCTATCCTACGGTTTTTAAAATAACAGCGAAGCCACCATGAATTACCCC belongs to Paraburkholderia flagellata and includes:
- the ilvN gene encoding acetolactate synthase small subunit; translation: MRHIISVLLENEPGALSRVVGLFSARGYNIETLTVAPTEDRSLSRMTIVSIGSDDVIEQITKHLNRLIEVVKVVDLTEGAHIERELMLIKVRAVGKEREEMKRMADIFRGRIIDVTEKTYTIELTGASDKLDAFIEAIDATAILETVRTGGSGIGRGERILKV
- the ilvC gene encoding ketol-acid reductoisomerase; its protein translation is MKVFYDKDADLSLIKGKQVTIIGYGSQGHAHALNLKDSGVNVTVGLRKNGASWSKAENAGLQVKEVAEAVKNADVVMMLLPDEQIADVYAKEVHANIKNGAALAFAHGFNVHYGQVIPRADLDVIMIAPKAPGHTVRGTYSQGGGVPHLIAVHQDKSGAARDIALSYAAANGGGRAGIIETNFREETETDLFGEQAVLCGGTVDLIKAGFETLVEAGYAPEMAYFECLHELKLIVDLIYEGGIANMNYSISNNAEYGEYVTGPRVITAETKKVMKEVLKDIQTGEYAKSFILENKAGAPTLQSRRRLGAEHQIEVVGAKLRAMMPWIAANKLVDQSKN